One window of the Rubrobacter aplysinae genome contains the following:
- a CDS encoding IS5 family transposase, protein MRWVLTEQQWQRLLAHLPPQEPVRGRPARDHRVVIEAILWVARTGAPWRDLPAEAGVSWKTASSRFYRWTASGVWQKVLDELQRGSDQQGDIDWSKHFVDGSSVRAHQHAAGAKGSCQEDEALGRSRGGFTSKIHLKAEGYGKPLAFLVTAGHRHEASMFEPLLETGSVKRADRGRPKLRPECVVADKGYNSERIRELLNSKQVKSVIPVRSDQSRDENFDREAYRERNLVERLINRLKQWRRIATRYEKRVANYGGMLTLATVTLWL, encoded by the coding sequence ATGAGGTGGGTGCTGACCGAGCAGCAGTGGCAACGTCTGTTGGCGCACCTGCCCCCACAAGAGCCTGTACGCGGGCGACCTGCGCGTGACCATCGCGTGGTGATCGAGGCCATACTATGGGTCGCCCGCACCGGTGCGCCGTGGCGCGATCTTCCCGCCGAGGCAGGAGTATCGTGGAAGACTGCTTCAAGCCGCTTTTACCGTTGGACAGCCTCTGGAGTGTGGCAGAAGGTCCTCGATGAGCTACAGCGAGGTTCTGACCAGCAGGGAGACATCGACTGGTCCAAACACTTTGTAGATGGCAGCTCCGTACGCGCCCACCAGCATGCGGCCGGTGCTAAAGGTAGCTGCCAGGAAGATGAAGCTCTTGGCAGGAGCCGCGGAGGTTTCACTTCGAAAATCCACCTAAAAGCTGAAGGGTACGGCAAACCCCTGGCGTTTCTAGTCACGGCCGGCCACAGACACGAGGCCTCGATGTTCGAGCCGCTGCTTGAAACAGGGTCGGTGAAGCGAGCCGACAGAGGCCGTCCCAAGCTACGTCCCGAGTGCGTGGTGGCAGACAAGGGCTACAACAGCGAGCGCATCCGCGAACTTCTGAACAGCAAGCAGGTAAAGTCCGTAATCCCGGTGCGCTCGGACCAGAGTAGGGACGAAAACTTCGACCGGGAGGCGTACCGCGAGCGAAACTTGGTGGAACGGCTGATCAATCGCCTCAAGCAGTGGCGGCGCATAGCCACCCGGTATGAGAAGCGAGTTGCGAACTACGGTGGGATGTTGACCTTGGCGACTGTGACCCTGTGGCTATGA